The Salminus brasiliensis chromosome 4, fSalBra1.hap2, whole genome shotgun sequence nucleotide sequence CGGAATGTTTCAGCTGTTGAACTGGAACTGATgtgatgataaaaagcattTGCTGATGTTTCTAGGTCCGTTGGTGATTGAGACGAAAAGGGAAGAAAGGTAAGGAGAAGAAAGataaggagaaaagaagagaagaagaaaaaagaagaaaggtgAGCAGAcgaaaagagagaaggagaaaagaaaggtgAGGAGAGGAAAACAGAAGAAAGgcgagaagaagaaaaaaaaaggtatggCAAAGtggggagaagagaagagaaagaagaataagagaaagagaagaaagatgAGAACGACAAGAAACATGAGAAGGAAGGGAAACATGAGAGGAAGAGTGATGAAGACGAGGAGAATGAATAGAGAAGAATCATTTCTGGAAAGAAGTAGCAGAGAAAAGATCTGGGAGATTTGATCTAGATGTTAAGAGACCTTTAAGAGAAGGGTGGGTGAgctgaggaagagaggagatccagatgagaggacagagagaagcGATCCAGAACTGAAATGATCTAGATGTGATATATGGAggataactgtgtgtgtgtgtgtgtgtgtgtgtgtgtgtgtgtgtgtgtgtgtgtgtgtgtgcgtgtgcaggTAGGGAGTGGAGTGTACCTTTCAGcatttgctgtgtttttgaGTTCACACTGGCTTTTCTGGGCGGCTCCGGCAACAGTGTGATGTTCCGATTTTGTGCTGCAGCTACAGTCACTGTCTGGACATCACTGTTACTGACCAGCTGTGGCACATCTGCAGCGCTGACAGTGGAGTTGACTTCAGCCGCCTGACACACAcctgagaggagaggagaggagaggagtggaCACACAGATGTCAGACACCCAGTCAATGCATGAAACATGGTTTAGGCTTAAAAGCTaagtgagagaggagaggagaagaagagggcACATGCTGTGGTAAACAGAGAGGGATAAGGGCCTTGCTCTAGGGACCCAACAGGGGCAGCTTGCCAAACCCatgtattgaacccacaaccctgtcatcaataacccggtcctctaaccgctgagccactactgccccaAAAAGAGAGGAACAGTAAGTAGAAGAGAGGAAACTGAGAAGgggtgtgtgcctgtgtgtgtgtgtgtgtgtgtgtgtgtgtgcgttcagAGCTCTCACCGTTCACACACAGGTTCCCGCTGCAGCACATGGCGTTGCGCGCGCAGCGCTTTCTCCGTTTGCGGCAGGGCATACACACGCTGCGCGCGGCGTTACAGAACTCAGCGGCGCCGCACTCAGAGTCCACAGCGCAGCTCAGCGGCTGGAggagacaaaacacacacatacacacatcagcTTCACTGTTCCAACGGCTTGCCCTGGGCTCAGCTTTTACACGCCATCCCATCTGAATATCGAGCCTTAGGAGCTGTAGTACCATTCACTCTAGATGATAAAGGTGGTCCCCACCCACCAGCGCTGACTTCCGGTATAAAAAGTCACTGTATACAAAAGTTTCATTAAGCAACTGCTTCATCTACCCCCTCTTGTTCCTACTGGAGTAAAATCAGCTGACATCAATAAACCACGTTCctaaaatgacccaaaacacacgaACCCTCTTCTTCAGTCAACCTCGAGCTCTTAAAGCCAGTCAAATATCCTGTACCTGTGTGACGTCAGCGTCCCCCTCGCgcccgccgccgccgccgccgccaccgCCACCGCTGCTGGGTCTCGCGCtgacggtgtgtgtgtgagtgtgtgttggcgCGGAGGCTCCGCTCGCCGGGTGTTTGATGGAGTTCCgcccagctgctgctgctgcgggagCCGGTCTGCTGGAGGCGCCGCACAGAGCCACCGACAGAGCGGCcagcagagccagagagagccgCCTGACCATCCTCagagcggagagagagagagagagagagagagagagagcgagcgagcagcTTCTTCTGGGTGAATACTCAGAGCTGATGTTCTCGCAGGGAGCTGCTGGAGTCCTAAagcgcgtgtgtgtgagagcgacAGAGAGGCTTGAGCTTTATACATGTGGACCTGAACTCACCCGCCCCTCACTGCGGAGGGGGTGGATAAGCGTTCAGGCCCTAGAGAcgggacacacactcacacacacactctccacttctgtgtctgtgtcatTCTGTCTGCctccttcattctctctctcatcctctcctcctcgcccccccccccctcattcaTTCTCTATCGTGTTCTTACACCTTTTATattagactctctctctctctctctctctctctctctctcagttctctatCACTCTATTATTCCCTTCTCCCCCTCTTACTCtgttctctctatctctctcttactcccttATTCTCTCTTAACCTCCTCTTTTACTCCCTCTCTCAGTCCCtacatctttctttctctctattcaTTTCTCTtactccctctttctttctcttactccCTATATATCTCTgtcttacctctctctctctctctctctctctgtgtgtgtgtgtgtgtgtgcagtagtttGTCCTCTTTCGCAATCCTCGTACCTCCTAAACTCTTGGTCTGGGCAGCTCCTCCTGAGCAGGGTTTAAAGGATATGATTAAAGTGTGTTACCTGTAGACAGACTCTCCTCTGTTCAGGAGACAGACATTTACctgacacactctctctctctctctctctctctctctctctctctctctctctctctctttctctctctctctctctctctctctctcacctgaaCGCGTTTAGTATGGGAGCGGCGTTTCTGTTTTTGAGGAACTTCAGGACTGCATACTGAAGCCAGTCTGCGCTGATGTACATGCATTTATTCATCAGCGTGACTAGATCGTCCATCTGAAATGCAAATTCGCCCTTTGGCCTCTATAGTCTGCATAAACTGTCCATTTCGTCCTAACTGCGCTGTTAAACGGCTCTCGGGGAGCTGAGTGGAGATGGGAATCGGAAGTCCGCCTTTTCGAGGTGTGAACTGCTGGTACTGCGTCTGTGGGATGCACAGACACGCGTGCTCACTTTCTGCAACCCTGGTGctcgcagagagagagagagagagggagagaagcatGCAGCAGCACATACTTTAACCTGCCATCTTATTACTTGTACATAATATAATGGCGCCCCCTGTCGGCCATTGACGAAAATAACACCacatttacctgctgaggagagatgtagagagatggggctacacatgaaaagaaatctGTCTTTATTTCAGGTTTATAAAGTTTAACAGGCACCCTGCAAGTGGCTTTGCAGTACAAGGACATCAGAGTACAGTCAGATAAATAAATACCTTGGCAATAAATCACACACCACCCAATGACAAAGGAAAGCAATGCAGATACAGAGCAGCCTTGGATTATAAAGGCAGACCGAGTCCAAATTAAGATTAGATCCCAATCCAGCTAATATGTCTATGTGGGGCTGGTATGTGTAGCCCAATGAGGGGCCCCGACTGGATTGTACACAGCATATGTGCCCATTTGAAATGAAGGTGGGTCAGAACCCTCAGAAGCCCACTAATgtaagccccacatgagcatgttggctgggaaacTGCGTAAAGAAAAGTAAAACCTTTGATTATTAAACCAAAGAAATTGTACATGTTAACCCTTTCATGCCCAACTAAATTTAGTATGGGGGAAAATGTCATGTAAATTGTTCTATATATTAGACTAGAGGTGGGCAACTCCAATCCAggagggccagattcctgcacagctttgtgcttttcctgcttgagcacacctgatttaactcacctgttaattgccaggtttagtaagtctgttagagcagggacaTCAGCAAACAGTGCTGGACTCCGTTCCCCACCCCTATATTAGATAATGGTGGAAAACTTGGgttcagaaagtaaaaatccaccacaggattttgttccaaccaCTTGAGCAGCTTTAAACGTTTACTTCCTGGACCTAAATTTTCCATTTCTAATATTAGATCTGACAGCACCCATCTGAATGTTTTCcaaattattttttacacaTCAGTAGTCTTAGAAGACCAAGAGACTGAAAACTAGTCGTCAGACGTTACTTAACATAAATGGTTTTAATTCCGCACATCAGTGCTTTTGATATGATCAATGATTAACTACAACAAAGCTGTGGTAGCAGATATTGTATTCTACAGGCTGGAAACGTTTCAAGTAAGTAGATCTGTGAATTCTTTCCCACCAATCACTGGCAGTCAAGGAGAATTCAGCCTCCAAAGCAACCAAAAAATCCCTTCACAAACACACTTAACCTTTATCAACTGTGGGCCATGTGATATGTGTTATATGTGATTAGCTGCAAATCATGATTGCCATTTCCTCTTTGCTCAGTGGGAGTATATAGTTGATATGTGCACCAACATGGAGGCTCCGTATGAGCTAGCAACTGAGACCTGCAGCAAGTCTTCAGGTCCTGTCGGTAAAAGAGGTGTGAAGGGACAGGTTGGGCGAGAATACAGAGGAAGGAGGGCACCTCAGTGCAGTTAAAAAGACAAATGCTACATGGCCTGTGTACTGCGTTTAGTCCTGGAAAGTCCAGACAAGTGATTACTGCTTTACACTGCCCTGCTGGACCAGCCACATATACCTTAAAGATAGACAGTCTTGTGCCATACCTCAGTTTCACAGTGTCTAGCTGGGCACAGGTTcagattttacatttaaacaccAGCAATGGATTTTTCTGTTATAAAACAGTGGGACAATGGATGAAGGGCGTCAGTTTGAGGCTTTTACATGCAGCACATTAATGGTCAATAAAGTGTTTTAGGATGCCATTGATTTAAGGCACTGCTTCTCTTCATGGTCAGATAGTCAGTATTTCAGTGGAGTCTGACAGTGTGTTGTAGTTTTGATGAACTGATACCTGAATTCAGCTGTAGTTTTTGAACCACATCATTAGACAGATTTAAATAATCTCAGTAACTAAGACCAACTTCACCCCCCCTCACAGTGCTTCACATGTGGTTGAACTGTTCTCTGAAATAGTTTAGCCTGGGCTTCAGGGATGTGATCTTAGCATTAAAGAGGCAAGTGTCTTGAGTTCAGCAGGGGTCTTGGGACTAATATATGAATGGTG carries:
- the dkk1a gene encoding dickkopf WNT signaling pathway inhibitor 1a produces the protein MVRRLSLALLAALSVALCGASSRPAPAAAAAGRNSIKHPASGASAPTHTHTHTVSARPSSGGGGGGGGGGREGDADVTQPLSCAVDSECGAAEFCNAARSVCMPCRKRRKRCARNAMCCSGNLCVNGVCQAAEVNSTVSAADVPQLVSNSDVQTVTVAAAQNRNITLLPEPPRKASVNSKTQQMLKGGEGEPCLRSSDCGEGLCCARHFWSRICKPVLTEGQVCTRHRRKGTHGLEIFQRCDCGQGLVCRAQRDKAGAGEGQQQQQQLSNTNNRAARNLHTCLPR